The Miscanthus floridulus cultivar M001 chromosome 17, ASM1932011v1, whole genome shotgun sequence genome has a window encoding:
- the LOC136515664 gene encoding uncharacterized protein encodes MECWRRAVVDNGLDRGTGAPGRAQRRQGYSSEVWVGVGMPSGEEEGAASGRGGPGKRNGGGVARMASGAARGSSLRGAASGLLRRGGRASGCPPVRKAASGVAEKAKSTAAWRAGGVEGDRGLLGEGRGVEATPARWVSLGVPFGEEGGVGGGQGGESAATKLWGRAEDEDDR; translated from the coding sequence ATGGAGTGTTGGCGACGGGCGGTGGTGGACAACGGCCTGGATCGAGGCACGGGGGCTCCTGGCCGGGCGCAGCGTCGTCAGGGCTACTCCAGCGAGGTGTGGGTGGGCGTCGGgatgccctccggtgaggaagaaggCGCGGCGTCGGGCCGGGGTGGCCCAGGAAAGCGaaacggcggcggcgtggcgcgcATGGCGTCGGGGGCAGCCAGGGGCTCCTCCTTGAGGGGCGcggcgtcggggctactccggcgaggtgggcgGGCGTCGGGGTGCCCTCCTgtgaggaaggcggcgtcgggggtggccgAGAAGGCGAAATCGACGGCGGCGTGGCGCGCGGGCGGCGTCGAGGGTGaccgggggctcctcggtgaggggcgcggcgtcgaggctactccggcgaggtgggtgagcctcggggtgcccttcggtgaggaaggcggcgtcgggggtggccAGGGAGGCGAATCGGCGGCGACGAAGCTCTGGGGACGCGCTGAAGACGAAGACgatcgatga